The following are encoded together in the Scytonema millei VB511283 genome:
- a CDS encoding slr1306 family protein has translation MAGMLQRPILIGGVGLAFALWFLQGWQESLAHLGEFSLMGAIAIIFCLWLFGKYRPKQQVQDLPVNREAVEKAIAQVQVVVDRLETENHPTPELREKITKLEAQIDRQEINLAITGGKSVGKTTLLQVLETQPQERKLCISETAALFSEVEQTDTAALQSAIASDLILFVTAGDLTDSEYQTLQQLLAAHQRLVLVFNKQDQYLPDDRAVVLYSLGQKMQPMLAAEDVVAIASAPNPLKVRQHQTDGAVEEWLEQRLPEISSLTQRLEYILQQEAPQLVWATTKRQAKELKAEGKVILDRIRRDRALPVVEQYQWIAAAAAFANPVPALDLLATAAINAQLVMELGAVYQQKFSFEQAQTVAGTMGSLMLKLGLVELSTKAISTVLKTNAVTFVAGGAVQGVSAAYLTRLAGCSLIEYFQQQEEAIDSASGLNLDKLGQTLQNVFQQNQQVAFLQGFVKQGLGRLLPPQPQLNQS, from the coding sequence GTGGCTGGTATGTTGCAGCGTCCAATTTTAATCGGTGGTGTTGGTTTAGCCTTTGCGCTGTGGTTTTTGCAAGGGTGGCAAGAATCTTTAGCGCATCTGGGTGAGTTTAGCTTGATGGGTGCGATCGCTATTATCTTTTGCCTGTGGTTATTTGGGAAATATCGCCCTAAACAGCAGGTGCAAGATCTACCTGTCAATCGAGAAGCGGTAGAAAAAGCGATCGCTCAAGTACAAGTAGTAGTGGATCGACTGGAAACAGAAAATCATCCTACTCCAGAATTACGGGAAAAAATCACCAAGTTAGAGGCGCAGATCGATCGCCAAGAAATTAACTTAGCTATTACTGGTGGTAAGTCTGTCGGAAAGACGACATTATTACAAGTTTTAGAAACACAACCCCAAGAGCGAAAACTGTGTATTAGCGAGACAGCAGCTTTATTTAGCGAAGTCGAACAGACAGATACAGCAGCTTTGCAAAGTGCGATCGCATCCGATCTAATTTTATTTGTGACTGCTGGAGATTTAACTGATTCAGAATATCAAACTTTACAACAACTATTGGCAGCCCATCAGCGCCTAGTTTTGGTATTTAATAAACAAGACCAATATCTCCCAGACGATCGCGCTGTTGTTTTATACTCGCTTGGGCAAAAGATGCAGCCGATGCTAGCAGCAGAAGATGTTGTGGCGATCGCATCTGCACCTAATCCGTTGAAAGTACGCCAGCATCAAACTGATGGTGCGGTAGAGGAATGGCTAGAACAGCGTTTACCGGAAATTTCTTCTCTGACACAACGTCTAGAATATATTCTCCAGCAAGAAGCGCCACAGCTCGTATGGGCAACTACCAAACGCCAAGCTAAAGAATTGAAAGCAGAAGGAAAAGTTATTCTAGATCGAATTAGACGTGATCGCGCTCTCCCAGTTGTAGAACAATATCAGTGGATCGCCGCCGCCGCTGCTTTTGCTAACCCAGTTCCAGCTTTAGATTTACTCGCAACCGCAGCAATTAACGCTCAGTTGGTGATGGAATTAGGCGCAGTCTACCAGCAAAAATTCTCGTTTGAGCAAGCGCAAACTGTAGCGGGAACGATGGGGAGTTTGATGTTGAAACTAGGCTTGGTGGAACTTTCTACTAAAGCTATTAGTACAGTTTTAAAAACTAATGCTGTCACCTTTGTTGCAGGTGGAGCCGTGCAAGGAGTTAGCGCCGCCTATTTAACTCGCTTAGCTGGCTGTAGTCTGATCGAATACTTCCAACAACAAGAAGAGGCGATCGATTCAGCGTCAGGATTGAATTTGGATAAGTTGGGACAGACTTTACAAAATGTCTTCCAACAAAATCAGCAGGTGGCTTTCTTGCAAGGATTTGTTAAACAAGGTTTGGGACGGTTGTTACCACCTCAACCGCAATTGAATCAATCCTGA
- the yqeK gene encoding bis(5'-nucleosyl)-tetraphosphatase (symmetrical) YqeK, producing MLDLNHSSEYTTVKRERVLSWLSEHVPQSRIDHILRVEQMAVELAEHHRQNVEKAAMSGLMHDLAKYFKPAKLLEMARAEGLEIDPVMELHPHLLHADVSAIVARDTFGVQDEEVLQGIANHTLGRPEMTELSCIVFLADSIEPGRGDTPELKALRQMSYQNLSQAVWRTCDYSLKFLIETHCLIHPRTIATRNWFLNWVKSKHHSPHMLK from the coding sequence GTGTTAGATCTCAACCATAGCTCGGAGTACACTACAGTAAAGCGCGAACGGGTTTTAAGCTGGCTGTCAGAACACGTACCGCAGTCCCGCATCGACCATATTCTTAGGGTAGAGCAGATGGCGGTAGAATTGGCTGAGCATCACCGTCAAAATGTGGAGAAGGCGGCGATGTCGGGGCTAATGCACGACTTGGCAAAATATTTTAAGCCCGCTAAGCTGCTGGAAATGGCGCGTGCTGAAGGGTTAGAGATCGATCCCGTGATGGAATTGCATCCTCACTTGTTACATGCTGATGTCAGCGCGATTGTCGCGAGAGATACTTTTGGGGTGCAAGATGAAGAAGTATTGCAGGGGATCGCCAATCATACTTTGGGCAGACCAGAAATGACGGAATTGAGCTGTATCGTGTTTTTAGCGGATAGCATTGAGCCAGGTAGAGGCGATACCCCTGAGTTAAAAGCTTTACGACAGATGAGTTATCAAAATTTATCTCAAGCTGTTTGGCGTACCTGCGATTATTCTTTAAAATTTTTAATAGAGACTCATTGTTTAATTCATCCCCGCACGATCGCGACTCGAAATTGGTTTCTGAACTGGGTAAAAAGCAAGCACCACTCTCCGCACATGCTTAAATGA
- a CDS encoding DUF3318 domain-containing protein, producing the protein MTSYATSSAKAEMSELRRLKGILPPELQSWVTVEGTTEVNPPLIRSEEIGSDQVEIQIDLIKWDALAIDQRNLLFWHEVARIQNDTIPKDGWEMAALAIGLGGAVGELWVQDGLLLLLAVALCGVSGYRLYQKNNGEKQVKEAIEADEKAIALATRFGYTLPNAYKSLGSALKTLIEQSPGKRQKAKYEGRLQALKRSANKAKAKTKAAPDDMM; encoded by the coding sequence ATGACATCCTATGCAACCTCCTCGGCTAAAGCCGAAATGAGCGAATTGCGGCGACTCAAGGGTATACTGCCCCCAGAACTGCAAAGTTGGGTAACTGTCGAGGGAACGACGGAAGTTAACCCACCCCTGATTCGGAGTGAAGAAATTGGCAGCGATCAGGTGGAAATTCAAATCGACTTGATTAAGTGGGATGCGCTGGCGATCGATCAGCGGAATTTGCTTTTTTGGCATGAAGTGGCGCGAATTCAAAATGATACCATTCCCAAAGATGGTTGGGAAATGGCAGCACTAGCGATCGGTTTGGGTGGCGCGGTCGGCGAACTTTGGGTACAGGATGGTTTGTTATTGTTGCTAGCAGTGGCGCTATGCGGCGTGTCGGGATATCGGCTGTATCAAAAGAATAATGGCGAAAAGCAGGTCAAAGAGGCAATAGAGGCAGACGAAAAGGCGATCGCCTTGGCAACTCGTTTCGGTTACACTCTACCCAACGCCTACAAAAGTCTCGGCAGTGCTTTAAAAACCTTAATCGAGCAATCACCAGGCAAGCGACAAAAAGCGAAATACGAAGGTCGCTTGCAGGCACTCAAGCGTAGCGCTAACAAGGCAAAAGCCAAAACAAAAGCTGCACCAGATGACATGATGTAA
- a CDS encoding 7-carboxy-7-deazaguanine synthase QueE codes for MTTARLIEIFSAIQGEGLNVGTRQIFIRFALCDLRCHFCDSAHTWSVPSTCCVERSPGLRDFETHTNPVQLNTLLTWIERQNSPGLHDSISLTGGEPLLHAPFLVEFLPLVRRATGLPIYLETGGHRPQQLQLILPYLDSVGMDIKLPSVSGEDRWNEHAEFLQACHQAGVEVFIKAIVSSQTDERDLATAAKLVASVNPEIPVFLQPATPLTPSQQFGGIPIQAPTPAQVLHWQALTKRELKRVRVIPQTHKMLNQL; via the coding sequence ATGACAACCGCCCGCCTGATCGAAATCTTCTCCGCCATTCAAGGCGAAGGATTAAACGTCGGAACGCGGCAAATCTTTATCCGATTTGCCTTGTGCGATTTACGCTGCCATTTCTGCGATAGCGCTCATACTTGGAGCGTACCATCAACTTGTTGCGTCGAGCGATCGCCTGGATTGCGAGATTTTGAAACCCACACCAACCCCGTACAGCTTAATACTCTGTTAACCTGGATAGAACGGCAAAACTCCCCAGGCTTACACGACAGCATCAGCCTTACGGGAGGCGAACCATTACTACACGCACCTTTCCTAGTAGAATTCCTGCCCCTAGTCCGTCGTGCAACTGGACTTCCGATCTATCTCGAAACCGGAGGTCATCGTCCGCAACAACTGCAACTCATCCTACCTTACCTTGACTCGGTAGGCATGGACATCAAACTACCCAGCGTCAGTGGCGAAGATCGCTGGAACGAACACGCAGAATTTTTGCAAGCCTGTCACCAAGCAGGCGTAGAAGTATTTATCAAAGCGATCGTTTCCAGTCAAACGGACGAGCGAGATTTAGCCACGGCAGCTAAACTAGTTGCATCCGTCAATCCAGAAATTCCCGTATTTCTACAACCCGCTACCCCACTCACGCCATCCCAGCAGTTCGGGGGCATTCCCATTCAAGCACCCACTCCCGCCCAAGTCTTGCATTGGCAAGCGCTAACGAAACGAGAACTCAAACGAGTCCGCGTCATTCCCCAAACTCATAAGATGCTGAACCAATTGTAA
- a CDS encoding CGLD27 family protein, producing the protein MMESPVSVCPVPDEQQPLNEYEQLKSSVFFRTATLELRQYVGKLLWVWGWSWIVAGPIAAASFPPIKHATQFLLCGTLGASLGVILAVARMYLGWSYVRDRLMNQTIFYEETGWYDGQNWTKPLEILTRDRLIVSYQVKPILQRLRRTFAWLGFFLLSGGLIWYFL; encoded by the coding sequence ATGATGGAATCACCTGTTTCTGTCTGTCCAGTTCCTGACGAACAACAACCGCTCAACGAGTACGAACAGCTCAAATCATCCGTTTTTTTTCGGACTGCCACTTTAGAATTACGGCAGTACGTTGGCAAACTACTGTGGGTTTGGGGTTGGTCGTGGATAGTGGCGGGACCGATTGCCGCTGCTAGTTTTCCACCCATCAAACACGCAACGCAATTCTTGCTATGCGGCACGCTCGGTGCGAGTCTGGGGGTAATCTTAGCAGTTGCCCGTATGTACCTCGGTTGGTCTTACGTGCGCGATCGCCTGATGAATCAGACGATCTTTTATGAGGAAACAGGTTGGTACGACGGTCAAAACTGGACGAAACCACTAGAAATTCTGACCCGCGATCGGCTCATTGTCAGCTACCAAGTTAAACCAATCCTGCAAAGACTCCGCCGCACTTTTGCGTGGCTGGGTTTCTTTCTCCTGTCTGGGGGCTTAATCTGGTATTTTTTATAA
- the rsfS gene encoding ribosome silencing factor, giving the protein MSEYTQANSISQSAFLNSSKVSATHADESRGLALAIAEAAADRKAGDIVLLHVADVSYLADYFAIVTGYSRVQVRAIADAIEDKVVKEWHRKLLRTEGKNEGTWVLQDYGDVLVHIMMPSEREFYNLEAFWGHAERIDFPTASGDGRITK; this is encoded by the coding sequence ATGTCTGAATATACCCAAGCAAATTCAATCTCTCAGTCCGCTTTTCTGAACTCTAGTAAAGTCAGTGCTACTCATGCCGATGAGAGTCGGGGATTAGCCTTGGCAATTGCAGAGGCTGCTGCCGATCGCAAAGCAGGCGATATTGTCCTGTTGCATGTCGCTGATGTTTCTTACTTAGCCGATTACTTCGCGATCGTCACTGGATATTCTAGGGTACAGGTAAGGGCGATCGCAGATGCAATTGAGGATAAAGTTGTCAAAGAATGGCACAGAAAGCTACTGCGGACGGAAGGCAAGAATGAAGGAACTTGGGTGTTACAAGACTATGGCGATGTCTTGGTTCATATTATGATGCCCAGCGAACGAGAGTTTTATAATTTAGAAGCATTCTGGGGTCATGCCGAACGGATCGATTTTCCAACCGCCAGCGGCGATGGGAGAATAACAAAATGA
- a CDS encoding VOC family protein, with translation MKFSYTILYVKDVTHAVAFYERAFNLKQRFIHESGQYAEMETGGTTLAFASNELARSNFPQGFQENNYISDFIYFIPEVFWNWAF, from the coding sequence TTGAAATTCTCCTACACGATTCTCTATGTTAAGGATGTTACCCATGCTGTTGCATTTTACGAACGTGCCTTCAATTTAAAGCAACGATTTATTCATGAAAGCGGACAATATGCTGAGATGGAAACGGGAGGAACGACACTTGCTTTTGCTTCTAACGAACTAGCGCGATCGAATTTTCCTCAAGGATTTCAAGAGAACAATTACATCTCCGACTTCATTTATTTTATCCCTGAAGTCTTTTGGAACTGGGCATTTTAG
- a CDS encoding asparaginase — protein MTRGKRTQAAELEVRLLREGIVESIHHVQAVVCDNRGRVLSVAGNAETATFVRSALKPFQALGVTTTGTLERYNLTDRDLAIICSSHKAAIAQVRQVFNILWRADIDPSALQCPTPAGKRSPLEYNCSGKHAGMLAVCQQRRWALNSYLQRNHPVQQLILTKVAEMLRMPAEEFICAHDDCGAPTYFMQLGQMAALYAQLASGSSLDLERIVRAMTYHPTLIAGEGEFDTEIMRLTQGELVSKAGAEGVQCIGRVGEGMGLAIKAIDGSKRAKHAVAIHLLKQMGWLSPSAAETLAESFMEFGKFKRLEVLGELSLL, from the coding sequence ATGACAAGGGGAAAAAGAACTCAAGCCGCAGAACTGGAAGTCCGGTTGCTGCGGGAAGGAATCGTTGAATCGATCCATCACGTCCAAGCAGTTGTATGTGACAACCGAGGACGGGTTTTATCTGTGGCTGGCAATGCGGAAACAGCAACTTTCGTGCGTTCTGCTCTCAAGCCATTTCAAGCACTAGGCGTGACAACAACAGGCACTTTAGAACGCTACAATCTCACAGATAGAGATTTAGCGATTATTTGTAGTTCGCACAAAGCCGCGATCGCCCAAGTGCGACAAGTCTTTAATATTCTTTGGCGAGCAGATATCGATCCCTCGGCATTGCAATGTCCCACACCTGCGGGCAAGCGCAGCCCCCTAGAATACAATTGTTCTGGCAAACATGCGGGAATGTTAGCGGTATGCCAGCAACGCCGCTGGGCGCTCAATAGCTATCTCCAACGCAACCATCCCGTACAGCAGTTAATTCTAACTAAAGTAGCTGAAATGCTACGGATGCCAGCCGAAGAGTTTATTTGCGCTCACGATGATTGCGGTGCGCCTACCTATTTCATGCAGTTGGGACAAATGGCAGCTTTATACGCCCAGCTTGCTTCTGGTAGCAGCTTGGATCTGGAACGGATCGTCCGTGCTATGACCTATCATCCCACCTTAATTGCAGGGGAAGGAGAATTCGACACGGAAATTATGCGTCTGACGCAAGGGGAACTCGTCAGTAAGGCGGGTGCAGAAGGCGTGCAGTGTATTGGTAGAGTCGGCGAGGGCATGGGATTGGCAATCAAGGCGATTGATGGCTCTAAACGCGCTAAACACGCTGTAGCAATTCACTTGCTCAAGCAAATGGGTTGGCTCAGTCCCTCAGCCGCAGAAACTCTCGCTGAAAGCTTTATGGAGTTTGGTAAATTCAAGCGCTTAGAAGTTTTAGGAGAATTGTCGCTGTTATAG
- a CDS encoding group I intron-associated PD-(D/E)XK endonuclease, with protein sequence MDTKLKGDIAEQAAVFHALKRGWGVLKPIGDRLPYDLVFDVSGVLIKIQVKYAWFDTPSGNYVVDNRRTKTNRRLMLREAYKQSDFDFALAYIENLDLFYVFPVDIFIGYGSEIHLVEAEKRQRKPRSTNYRDAWKLILQKVLQYEADAQSPISGEEAVVSEIAPFGVPTNEIFL encoded by the coding sequence ATGGATACCAAGCTAAAAGGAGACATAGCAGAACAAGCAGCAGTTTTTCATGCTTTAAAACGAGGCTGGGGAGTTTTAAAACCTATTGGCGATCGGTTGCCATACGATCTAGTGTTTGATGTTAGTGGAGTTTTGATTAAAATTCAAGTTAAATATGCCTGGTTTGACACGCCTTCAGGCAATTACGTTGTAGATAATCGTCGGACAAAGACAAATCGAAGACTGATGCTTAGAGAAGCGTACAAGCAATCAGACTTTGATTTTGCTCTAGCCTATATAGAAAACCTTGACCTGTTTTATGTCTTTCCAGTAGATATATTTATTGGATATGGCAGCGAAATCCATTTAGTTGAAGCTGAGAAACGACAGAGAAAACCTCGTTCTACAAATTATCGCGATGCTTGGAAGTTAATATTACAGAAAGTTTTGCAATATGAAGCTGATGCGCAATCTCCTATCTCAGGTGAGGAAGCTGTTGTTAGTGAGATAGCGCCATTTGGAGTTCCCACTAATGAAATTTTTCTATGA
- a CDS encoding serine/threonine-protein kinase — MSYCLNPDCQNPQNLDGRKYCLVCGSKLLLKDQYQAIKPIGNGGFGRTFLAEDANRLNALCVIKQFFPLPHIQGNIEAMAKATLLFKQEARQLLELGEKHPQIPTLFAYFEQEQRLYLVQQHIDGQDLEKELEQQGAFNEEQIRALMNSLLPVLQFIHHCDVIHRDIKPTNILRQKVDNKFVLIDFGVAKQLAGTSISAASTKPGTEGYAPIEQLRGGRAFPASDIYSLGVTCIRLMTNAELDEIYNPLEGNWMWRPYLQQRGIDVSERLSNILDRMLQEYVQRRYQSAEEVLKDLSEPIVAPTAIASAPAIAASAATAPPPPPPPPPPPPPPPVEIKHWQCVHTLTGHSGQIRAVAISPDGQLVASGSADKTINIWELDSGSLVYCLRDHSNWVRGLTFSPDGKSLISCSADKTVKIWNVNSGKLIQTLAGHANGVSAIATSRDGKAIFSGSDDGTVKLWDLYTGNLMYTLTGHSGYVLSVANSPDGKVLAGGCGEVIRLWDLYKEKWIGDLTGHSGWVRSIVFSKDGRTIVSGSEDGTIKLWHDSKLTHTLEGHTSRVSGVALSPLGRIIVSGSGDKTLKVWQSENGKFVKTIGSHDDAIWSIALSPDEQAIASGSADNTVKIWQCH; from the coding sequence ATGAGTTACTGCTTGAATCCAGACTGCCAGAACCCCCAAAACTTAGATGGGAGAAAGTATTGTCTCGTCTGTGGCTCCAAGTTACTACTCAAAGACCAATATCAAGCAATTAAACCAATCGGCAATGGTGGTTTTGGACGCACCTTTTTGGCAGAAGATGCCAATCGTCTCAATGCCCTTTGCGTGATCAAACAGTTTTTTCCTCTGCCCCACATTCAAGGCAATATTGAGGCAATGGCAAAGGCTACTTTGTTGTTCAAGCAAGAAGCCAGACAGTTATTAGAACTAGGAGAGAAACATCCGCAAATTCCAACTTTATTCGCCTATTTTGAACAAGAACAACGCTTGTATCTGGTACAACAACATATTGACGGGCAAGATTTAGAAAAAGAATTAGAGCAGCAAGGAGCGTTTAACGAAGAACAAATTCGGGCGCTGATGAATAGTTTACTGCCCGTACTGCAATTTATTCACCATTGCGACGTGATTCATCGGGATATTAAACCGACAAATATTTTACGTCAAAAAGTTGATAACAAATTCGTCTTAATCGATTTCGGCGTGGCAAAACAACTTGCTGGGACAAGTATCTCTGCGGCTAGTACCAAACCAGGAACGGAAGGATATGCCCCCATCGAACAATTGCGCGGTGGTAGGGCGTTTCCCGCCAGCGATATTTACAGCTTGGGTGTCACCTGCATTCGCTTAATGACAAATGCAGAACTCGATGAAATTTACAATCCTTTAGAAGGCAACTGGATGTGGCGACCCTATTTGCAGCAAAGGGGTATTGATGTCTCAGAGCGATTAAGCAATATTCTCGATCGAATGCTGCAAGAATACGTCCAGCGTCGCTATCAATCGGCAGAAGAAGTACTCAAAGACCTCAGCGAACCAATTGTCGCACCAACAGCTATAGCATCAGCACCAGCGATCGCCGCCTCAGCAGCCACAGCACCACCACCGCCACCACCACCACCGCCACCACCACCGCCACCGCCAGTAGAAATTAAACATTGGCAGTGCGTGCATACCCTAACCGGACACTCGGGACAGATTCGAGCAGTTGCTATTAGTCCAGACGGACAGTTAGTCGCCAGCGGCAGTGCGGACAAAACAATTAACATCTGGGAGTTGGATAGCGGCAGTTTAGTTTACTGTCTGAGAGACCATAGCAACTGGGTGCGGGGATTGACTTTTAGTCCTGACGGCAAATCTCTCATCAGTTGTAGTGCTGATAAAACTGTCAAGATCTGGAATGTTAATAGTGGCAAACTGATTCAAACCCTAGCCGGACACGCAAATGGAGTCAGCGCGATCGCGACGAGTCGTGATGGTAAGGCGATCTTTAGCGGTAGTGACGATGGCACGGTGAAGTTGTGGGATTTATATACAGGTAATCTCATGTATACCTTGACAGGACACTCCGGTTATGTGTTATCAGTTGCCAATAGTCCAGATGGTAAAGTTTTAGCTGGAGGCTGCGGCGAAGTTATTCGGTTGTGGGACTTATACAAAGAAAAATGGATTGGCGATCTGACGGGACATTCTGGTTGGGTGCGATCGATTGTCTTTAGTAAAGATGGACGTACCATCGTCTCTGGCAGCGAAGACGGCACGATTAAGTTGTGGCATGATAGCAAGCTAACTCACACGCTAGAAGGTCATACTAGTCGTGTTAGCGGTGTAGCTTTGAGTCCGTTGGGAAGAATTATTGTCAGTGGTAGTGGCGATAAAACGCTCAAAGTTTGGCAATCTGAAAATGGTAAGTTTGTTAAAACTATTGGCAGCCATGATGATGCTATTTGGTCAATTGCTCTAAGTCCTGACGAACAGGCGATCGCTTCTGGGAGTGCTGACAACACTGTAAAAATCTGGCAATGTCACTAA
- a CDS encoding TIGR02450 family Trp-rich protein: MPKKQKFPYLVGSKWTSQQKMFGWRHFQVVNRKNQGKWVFAEMVAACDPEARFWINANSLKDRSQWLAGWQSLQEMAELETADV; this comes from the coding sequence ATGCCCAAAAAGCAAAAATTCCCCTATCTCGTTGGTTCCAAGTGGACTTCCCAGCAAAAAATGTTTGGCTGGAGGCACTTTCAAGTGGTCAATCGCAAAAATCAAGGCAAGTGGGTGTTTGCGGAAATGGTCGCCGCCTGCGATCCCGAGGCGCGATTTTGGATCAACGCAAATTCGCTCAAAGACCGTTCTCAGTGGCTGGCAGGCTGGCAATCTCTACAAGAGATGGCAGAATTAGAAACCGCTGATGTATAG
- the asnB gene encoding asparagine synthase (glutamine-hydrolyzing) has product MQYTEYRRQAMCGIGGVMNRDPSRPIDPNVLVAMAAIQSHRGPDGCGWKVVEDRGVGFAHARLAIIDLNPERGRQPFVSADGQHTIVHNGEFYDYKRLRSDLTSRGYRFATKSDTELTLHLADRYGLEGALPHLRGEFAFAFYEKAADRLTLVRDRFGVKPLYWAQTPESFVFGSEIKVVFAHPDVQRQISSQGLYHQLMQLMVPGTSAFAGVHAVQPGQMVIVERQNGQLRVQTKTYWDLNFPLLSDRASSQPDEFYIEELRRYFIESIQLKLEADVPVACYLSGGIDSCTILGVAAACQQSPVKAFTVGFDDRDYDETAISQEMAQAVGADQDIVTVQGGQLYEHFARAIWHTERSIYNTFTIAKMLLSEHVHNAGYRVVLTGEGSDELFAGYPQLRLDMILHGMQDASPAERADLEDWLQASNRIFKGNLLAETPLDDPSLTDAIGFTPSCLQSWLTAAHSVPSLMHSDRRAATRDYSPGAAIASVLDRSQIQGRHPLDKVQYIWIKTQFESQVLGWAGDRVDMANSMEARPPFLDHHLVEFAVTLPPLMRFRGRKDKFVLREAMRGLLPKGLYERQKFAFMAPPAHTDVAKQKAMRSLADDYLSQQAIEAAGLLDNAAVQQVLQQHADSNTSDSERTKLDAIINHMLSVQMLHQHFVAKDVPKQARDRARELGWQVQQPTLANA; this is encoded by the coding sequence GTGCAGTATACGGAGTACAGGAGACAAGCCATGTGTGGCATTGGTGGCGTAATGAATCGCGATCCGTCCCGTCCGATCGATCCAAACGTTTTGGTAGCGATGGCTGCAATTCAAAGTCATCGCGGTCCCGATGGATGCGGTTGGAAAGTGGTAGAAGATCGCGGCGTTGGCTTTGCCCATGCTCGTCTTGCTATTATTGACCTCAACCCCGAACGCGGACGACAGCCTTTTGTCTCGGCTGACGGTCAGCATACAATCGTCCACAATGGCGAGTTTTACGATTACAAGCGCCTGCGTTCCGACCTCACTTCACGCGGCTATCGCTTTGCCACTAAGAGCGATACAGAATTAACACTACACTTAGCAGATAGATATGGATTAGAAGGTGCGTTACCGCATCTGCGCGGCGAGTTTGCTTTTGCATTTTACGAAAAAGCAGCAGATCGGCTGACATTGGTACGCGATCGCTTTGGGGTAAAACCTTTATACTGGGCGCAGACACCGGAAAGTTTTGTCTTTGGTTCGGAAATTAAAGTCGTCTTCGCACACCCAGACGTGCAGCGTCAGATTTCTTCTCAAGGTTTGTATCACCAATTGATGCAATTAATGGTTCCTGGTACGAGTGCGTTTGCAGGAGTTCACGCCGTTCAACCAGGACAAATGGTAATTGTAGAGCGCCAAAACGGACAGTTAAGGGTGCAGACTAAAACCTATTGGGATTTGAATTTCCCCTTGTTGAGCGATCGCGCCTCTTCGCAACCAGACGAATTTTACATCGAAGAACTGCGTCGCTACTTTATCGAATCAATCCAATTAAAACTAGAAGCAGACGTACCCGTAGCTTGCTATCTTTCCGGTGGAATTGACTCTTGTACGATTTTGGGAGTCGCCGCCGCGTGTCAACAGTCACCCGTAAAAGCATTTACAGTTGGTTTTGACGATCGCGATTACGACGAAACGGCAATTTCGCAAGAAATGGCGCAGGCTGTAGGAGCCGACCAAGATATCGTTACAGTACAAGGTGGACAACTCTACGAGCATTTTGCCCGTGCGATCTGGCATACCGAACGCAGTATCTACAATACGTTTACAATTGCCAAGATGCTGCTGAGCGAACACGTCCACAATGCAGGCTATCGCGTTGTTTTAACGGGAGAAGGTTCGGACGAATTATTCGCTGGCTATCCCCAACTGCGACTCGATATGATTTTGCACGGAATGCAAGATGCATCTCCCGCCGAAAGAGCAGATTTAGAAGACTGGTTGCAGGCGAGCAATCGTATATTTAAGGGTAATTTGCTAGCAGAAACACCTTTAGACGATCCCTCACTGACAGATGCAATTGGTTTTACACCTAGCTGTCTTCAGTCGTGGTTAACTGCGGCTCATTCTGTCCCCAGTTTAATGCACTCAGACCGACGTGCCGCAACTCGCGATTATTCCCCAGGAGCCGCGATCGCCTCTGTCCTCGATCGCAGTCAAATTCAGGGTCGTCACCCCCTTGACAAAGTGCAATATATCTGGATTAAAACTCAGTTCGAGTCGCAAGTCTTAGGTTGGGCAGGCGATCGCGTTGATATGGCAAACTCAATGGAAGCGCGTCCGCCATTCCTCGACCATCATTTAGTCGAATTTGCCGTGACGTTACCCCCACTGATGCGTTTTCGGGGGCGCAAAGATAAATTCGTCTTGCGCGAAGCTATGCGTGGACTGTTACCCAAAGGCCTTTACGAACGCCAAAAGTTTGCATTCATGGCTCCCCCAGCGCATACGGATGTAGCCAAACAAAAAGCCATGCGATCGCTAGCCGATGATTATTTATCCCAACAGGCGATCGAAGCAGCGGGATTATTAGATAATGCAGCCGTGCAACAAGTTTTACAACAGCACGCCGACAGCAACACATCCGATTCAGAGCGGACAAAACTAGATGCAATTATCAACCACATGCTGAGCGTGCAAATGCTTCACCAACATTTTGTAGCAAAAGACGTACCAAAACAAGCCCGCGATCGCGCTAGGGAATTGGGTTGGCAAGTGCAGCAACCAACGCTAGCAAATGCATAA